A section of the Acidobacteriota bacterium genome encodes:
- the tsaE gene encoding tRNA (adenosine(37)-N6)-threonylcarbamoyltransferase complex ATPase subunit type 1 TsaE yields MSPHQDFRSRSPDATESTGAELSMRLRGGDIVLMMGDLAAGKTTFVRGMVAGLGGDPEAVSSPSFVLLQTYDCNTRDVTALHHIDLYRLAENVADLREIGLADLFSDPMAVIAVEWPKHLLATWIPPDARTWSVSITTENDDSRRIEIIPPR; encoded by the coding sequence GTGAGCCCGCACCAGGATTTCCGAAGTCGATCGCCCGACGCAACCGAGAGCACGGGTGCCGAGCTTTCCATGCGGCTTCGGGGCGGCGACATCGTCCTGATGATGGGCGATCTCGCAGCCGGCAAGACGACCTTTGTACGCGGAATGGTCGCCGGCCTGGGTGGCGACCCGGAGGCAGTTTCATCGCCGAGCTTTGTCCTGTTGCAGACCTACGACTGCAACACTCGAGACGTCACGGCCCTTCATCACATCGACCTCTATCGCCTCGCCGAAAACGTCGCCGATCTTCGGGAGATCGGCCTCGCGGATTTGTTTTCGGACCCGATGGCGGTGATTGCCGTCGAATGGCCGAAGCATCTGTTGGCCACCTGGATTCCGCCCGACGCGCGCACATGGAGCGTTTCGATCACAACCGAGAATGATGATTCCAGGCGCATCGAGATCATCCCGCCGCGCTGA
- a CDS encoding NAD(P)H-hydrate dehydratase → MLPVLDNDSMREADRHTIEDLEIPGLELMENAASGVADAVRESFPEARRILILCGRGNNGGDGLAAARLLSGEGVEIKVILFADPDTLSPDAAENYRRAETLHLPIERVEGEDLAALDAELAPDPPDLVIDSLLGTGIDRPLGGRLAEVALRVEGSGTSVLAVDVPTGLSGSSPAIPGPVMPADLTVTFGALKICHVMPPACVCCGEVAVVDIGIPEEVLEAGSTVHWVEPLDIALLLPDRQVNSHKGDHGHLLVVAGAEGRGGAVAMAGRAAVVAGAGLVTMAVPHPAVPVVDGACLEAMTHRMQANGNGEMAGPDGLEAILDRMTTIVTGPGMGTGTGAAEVLEWILENWEGGLLLDADAINLLAGRPERVAGRALPPILTPHPGELARLLGRTTEEVVADRIGAAREAAARAQAVVVAKGFRTVIAEADGAVVINPTGDAGLASGGSGDVLSGTIGALLAQGLDPARAAVVGCWLHGRAGEIGGETWPAAVPASRLPDLVALAWRELEEL, encoded by the coding sequence ATGCTCCCGGTTCTCGACAACGACTCTATGCGTGAAGCGGATCGGCACACCATCGAAGATCTGGAGATCCCGGGTCTGGAGTTGATGGAGAACGCCGCGTCGGGTGTCGCCGACGCGGTGCGTGAGAGCTTTCCGGAGGCCCGCAGGATCCTCATCCTCTGCGGGAGGGGCAATAATGGCGGCGACGGCCTCGCGGCCGCACGCCTCCTCTCCGGCGAAGGCGTCGAGATCAAAGTGATCTTGTTTGCGGACCCGGACACGCTCAGTCCGGATGCGGCCGAGAACTACCGACGCGCCGAAACCCTCCACCTGCCGATCGAGCGGGTGGAGGGCGAGGATCTCGCCGCCCTGGACGCCGAACTCGCGCCGGATCCGCCGGATCTCGTCATCGATTCGCTGCTCGGCACCGGCATCGACCGCCCCCTCGGCGGGCGTCTCGCAGAGGTTGCGTTGCGAGTCGAGGGCTCGGGCACCTCTGTTCTTGCGGTCGATGTGCCGACCGGGTTGAGCGGCTCGTCACCTGCCATTCCGGGTCCGGTCATGCCTGCGGACCTGACGGTGACCTTTGGCGCCCTCAAGATCTGCCACGTCATGCCCCCGGCCTGCGTCTGCTGCGGAGAGGTTGCGGTGGTCGATATCGGCATTCCGGAAGAGGTCCTCGAGGCCGGAAGTACCGTTCACTGGGTCGAACCCCTGGACATCGCACTGCTCCTGCCGGATCGACAGGTAAACTCGCACAAGGGAGATCACGGTCACCTGCTGGTGGTCGCCGGTGCCGAGGGCCGCGGCGGAGCCGTTGCGATGGCGGGCCGAGCAGCGGTCGTCGCTGGTGCCGGCCTGGTGACAATGGCGGTGCCTCATCCAGCCGTGCCAGTCGTCGATGGTGCCTGTCTCGAAGCGATGACGCACCGCATGCAAGCCAACGGTAACGGCGAAATGGCGGGGCCGGATGGCCTCGAAGCCATCCTCGATCGGATGACTACGATCGTGACGGGGCCCGGGATGGGGACCGGAACAGGCGCCGCCGAGGTCCTCGAGTGGATTCTCGAGAACTGGGAGGGAGGCCTCCTCCTGGACGCTGACGCCATCAATCTTCTCGCCGGGCGGCCCGAGCGTGTTGCCGGCCGAGCTCTGCCTCCGATACTGACGCCACATCCGGGCGAGCTTGCGAGACTTCTCGGCCGCACCACCGAGGAAGTCGTGGCGGATCGGATCGGTGCGGCGCGGGAGGCCGCAGCCCGGGCCCAGGCCGTCGTCGTCGCCAAAGGTTTCCGAACCGTCATCGCGGAGGCCGATGGCGCCGTCGTCATCAATCCGACCGGGGATGCCGGTCTCGCATCCGGAGGTTCGGGTGACGTTCTCAGCGGCACGATCGGCGCCCTTCTCGCGCAAGGCCTCGATCCCGCGCGTGCTGCTGTCGTCGGTTGCTGGCTGCACGGGCGCGCCGGAGAGATCGGTGGAGAAACCTGGCCGGCAGCGGTGCCCGCGTCGCGCCTACCCGATCTGGTGGCCCTCGCCTGGAGAGAGCTCGAGGAACTGTGA